The following proteins come from a genomic window of Syngnathus acus chromosome 15, fSynAcu1.2, whole genome shotgun sequence:
- the LOC119134393 gene encoding metal transporter CNNM1: MMAADAALCRILHPLFILFLSWFAAPALALLGVRPEDTQSGELSVQDGVLRATEGTRFVLRVYYTEHTRVNRSGEAGAATAAPWIAFIEEPERDAGRSRGNPCEVESARSSDIELLGSFRSASSHNSVLVELLAKHLRRGEAVKYYSMCAFDGVKWEHFDTRDFWLAVVERPAEADAWLQAGVSVLLLGLSALCSGLNISMLALDPVELRVLQNSGTEKEQKYARNIESVRKHGNYILCTVVLGNVLTNTCFVVWMCQILGMTALSTASCTLGIFFIGEILPHSVASRHSLAIASKTLCATRLLMLLFLPIAYPVSKILDSLLHQEISSFYTREKLVAMLRVTDPYHDLVKEELNIIQGALELRTKTVEDVLTPLSDCYMLSSDAVLDFSTMSDVMQSGFTRIPVYENERSNIVDILFVKDLAFVDPDDCTPLKTVTEFYKHPMHCVFNDTKLDVMLEEFKRGKSHLAVVQRVNNEGEGDPFYEVMGIVTLEDVIEEIIKSEIVDETDLYTDNRTKRRVSHHERKQQDFSIFKVAENELNVKLSPQLLLATHRFLATEVEPFRPCHLSEKILLRLIKHPSVVQELKFNPKNKHAAQHYLFQRNKPVDYFVLILQGRVEVEIGKEALRFENGAFSYYGMPALIPPLPIGQRYNSRSSGLNQSDSLLSGGSVGQLSSGGLYLPDYSVRQLTDLQIIKILRTHYQNALTATRMDSSPQTPDPVDADAKGRLPVVEARSHSIALPLTSAHTRLGLARLAQLHPHVGLRNTSRLNQRNRIVRSKSDGQRSPNDSVFLRMDEIPFIQKIDQRIMRKTTCL; the protein is encoded by the exons ATGATGGCTGCGGATGCTGCTCTCTGCCGCATCCTGCATCCTCTCTTTATCCTCTTCCTCTCATGGTTTGCAGCTCCCGCCTTGGCTCTGCTCGGTGTCCGTCCAGAGGACACCCAAAGCGGCGAGCTGTCCGTGCAGGACGGAGTGCTGAGAGCCACGGAGGGGACTCGCTTCGTTTTGAGGGTTTACTACACGGAGCATACCCGCGTGAACCGGAGCGGGGAGGCCGGTGCGGCTACCGCCGCACCGTGGATCGCCTTCATTGAGGAACCGGAGCGGGATGCGGGACGCTCCAGGGGGAACCCGTGTGAGGTGGAAAGCGCCCGGAGTTCTGACATTGAGCTGCTGGGCTCGTTTAGATCCGCCTCCAGCCACAACTCGGTGCTCGTGGAGCTTCTCGCCAAGCACCTGCGCCGAGGCGAGGCGGTCAAGTACTATTCCATGTGCGCATTCGACGGCGTCAAATGGGAGCACTTTGACACGAGAGACTTTTGGCTGGCGGTGGTAGAGAGACCCGCCGAAGCGGACGCGTGGCTGCAAGCCGGCGTGTCCGTGCTGCTCTTGGGGCTCTCGGCACTTTGTAGCGGGCTCAACATCAGCATGCTGGCGCTGGACCCCGTGGAGCTCCGGGTACTGCAGAACAGCGGCACCGAGAAGGAGCAGAAGTACGCACGGAACATCGAATCCGTGCGCAAACACGGCAATTATATCCTGTGCACCGTAGTGTTGGGTAATGTCCTCACCAACACTTGCTTCGTGGTATGGATGTGTCAGATTTTGGGAATGACTGCGCTTTCCACTGCATCCTGCACTTTGGGGATTTTCTTCATTGGGGAGATTCTGCCTCATTCGGTGGCGTCCCGGCACAGCCTCGCCATCGCGTCCAAGACCCTGTGCGCCACACGGCTCCTCATGCTCCTCTTCCTGCCCATCGCCTACCCGGTCTCCAAGATCCTGGACTCCCTGCTCCACCAGGAGATCTCGAGCTTCTACACGCGGGAGAAGCTCGTGGCCATGCTGCGCGTCACTGACCCGTACCACGACCTGGTCAAGGAGGAGCTCAACATCATCCAAGGAGCTCTGGAGTTGCGGACCAAGACAGTGGAGGATGTTCTCACTCCTCTGTCCGACTGCTATATGCTGTCCTCGGACGCCGTGCTGGACTTCAGCACCATGTCTGACGTGATGCAGAGTGGCTTCACCAGGATCCCGGTGTACGAGAACGAGCGGTCCAACATCGTAGACATCCTGTTCGTCAAGGACCTGGCTTTCGTGGACCCCGACGACTGCACCCCACTCAAGACCGTCACCGAGTTCTACAAGCACCCCATGCACTGCGTGTTCAACGACACCAAGCTGGACGTGATGCTGGAGGAATTCAAACGAG GCAAATCCCACCTAGCTGTGGTGCAGCGGGTCAACAACGAAGGCGAGGGTGACCCCTTCTATGAGGTGATGGGCATCGTCACCCTGGAGGACGTCATCGAAGAGATCATCAAGTCTGAAATTGTGGACGAAACAGATCTTTATA CTGATAATCGCACCAAAAGGCGAGTATCGCACCACGAGAGGAAACAGCAGGACTTTTCCATCTTCAAAGTAGCAGAAAATGAACTGAATGTGAAGCTCTCCCCTCAGTTGTTGCTTGCAACACATCGCTTCTTGGCTACAG AGGTGGAGCCGTTCAGGCCGTGTCACCTGTCAGAGAAGATCCTGCTCCGTCTCATCAAGCATCCCAGTGTGGTGCAAGAACTCAAGTTCAACCCCAAGAACAAACACGCTGCGCAGCACTACCTCTTCCAGAGGAACAAACCCGTCGACTACTTTGTCCTCATCCTGCAG GGACGGGTGGAGGTAGAGATTGGAAAGGAGGCCCTCCGCTTTGAGAACGGAGCATTTTCCTACTACGGCATGCCAGCCCTCATCCCACCCCTGCCGATCG GACAGCGATACAACTCTCGCAGCAGTGGTCTGAACCAATCAGACTCGCTGCTGAGCGGCGGCAGTGTTGGTCAGCTTTCATCGGGAGGGCTCTACTTACCGGACTACTCGGTCCGACAGCTCACAGACCTACAAATAATCAAG ATACTCAGGACACACTACCAAAACGCCCTGACGGCCACACGGATGGACAGCTCCCCGCAGACGCCAGACCCGGTAGATGCAGATGCTAAAGGGAGGCTGCCCGTCGTGGAGGCCCGCTCCCACAGCATCGCTCTCCCCCTCACCAGCGCCCACACCCGCCTAGGATTAGCGCGGCTAGCTCAGCTGCATCCCCACGTGGGCCTTCGCAACACCTCCAGGCTCAATCAGAGAAATCGAATAGTTC GCAGCAAATCTGATGGCCAGCGGAGTCCCAATGACAGCGTGTTTCTCCGGATGGATGAGATTCCCTTCATCCAGAAGATCGACCAGAGAATTATGAGAAAAACG ACGTGCCTATAG